The DNA region ACGTCAAGGATAGTAATGGCGAATCTGGGCTGGTTCAGAACCTAATGCGCCCCACGGTCCTGCTCCGGCAGCCCCCCTCCTTGACCTGCCGCTTCCCGAATTGCATAATCCGGCCGACCCTCGGGGAGGCCTCTTGGAAAAGCAATCGCACAGGATTGCCGGTTTGGAAATCGTCATCGCCAAGGGCGACATCGCGCATCAGGCCTGCGACGCGGTGGTCAACGCGGCGAACAACCACCTGTGGATGGGCTCGGGTGTGGCGGGTGCGCTCAAAAAAGCCGGCGGCCCCTCCGTCGAGCGCGAGGCGATGGCGCTGGGGCCGATCGAAGTGGGCCGCGCGGTGACCACGGGCGCCGGGAAGCTGCCGGCACGGTGGGTCATCCACGCGGCGGTGATGGGTCAGGACCTGGAAACCGACGCCGACAAGGTCCGCCGGGCCACGACCAGCGCCCT from bacterium includes:
- a CDS encoding macro domain-containing protein, which codes for MEKQSHRIAGLEIVIAKGDIAHQACDAVVNAANNHLWMGSGVAGALKKAGGPSVEREAMALGPIEVGRAVTTGAGKLPARWVIHAAVMGQDLETDADKVRRATTSALEEAERIGAKSVALPALGTGVGGLAMEDCAQAMRAGLGEAMPLKSVRRVIFVLYGPRAYEAFRSAF